A window of Periplaneta americana isolate PAMFEO1 chromosome 9, P.americana_PAMFEO1_priV1, whole genome shotgun sequence genomic DNA:
atatgaaggtgataatgctggtgaaatgcgtccgggatccagcaccgaaagttacccagcatttgctcgtattgggttgagggaaaacccggaaaaaacctcaaccaggtaacttgccccgactgggattcgaacccgggccacctggtttcacagccagacgcactgtccattactccacaggtgtggacttttctgTCTAAATCCTATcacaatgcatttttctgtctaAATGCTATCAAGAGGAACAATAATTCATCCACCGGATGTGAAAGAAGTCACTAAAAGTGCTGATACCATTCTTGAATGTTGGGGACTTTTTTTTCCAGACCCTATGATTGAAGattgtacaatatatataaatattcgcTTGCAAAAAGTAAGACCTAATTACACTCGTGAAAGCAATTGTTTTGGACACTAATGTGCTTGAAATTAAAGCCCTATTAGGTCTACTGTATTTGGGAGGTGTGATGAAATCATCTCATCAAAATATTGAAGATCTCTGGTCAACTGATGGAACTGCTCcagaatattttcgacttatgaAATACAACCGGTTTTATATGTTACTGCGAGCACTTAGGTTTGTCGATATTAGAACCAGAAGAACAAGAAAGGCCATAGACAAACTTGCTCACATTAGAACGCTGTTTGAAGACTTGTGAAACAATTGTGGTGATTGCTACTCTGTGGGTGAATATGTCACACTCAAAGAGATGTTGGAAAATATCCGAGGAAGATGTAGTTTCAGGCAATATAAGCCTAAAAAGCCACCAAATACGGTATTAAAATCTTTGCATTGGTTGATGTCAGGACATTCTATATCTCCAAAATAGAAATTTATGCTGATGCACAGCCAAACGGACAATTTTCTCTGGATAATAAGCCCATCAATGTTGTCAAAATAATGGTAGAATCTATTGTGGGTTCTGAGCATAACAACAATGGACAATTGGTTTAACTCTGTCGACCTTGTAAGAGAACTTATGTGCGAGATAAATCTGACTGTAGCTgccaccatggataaatatataataggatgcgaaactgcggacaGCACGATCTAGAagcggtattctgaaataaggtgatcagcgcccgacgtcgtaggtggtaaaTCATAGAACTACGTGAGGACCAGCGTTCTCCACTCTCCGATACGAAGTAGTCAGAACGTTGGCCGATGACCAGCCAACAGCGTTATGAAGGCAAGATGGATTCCAGAAAAATGCAAAAGATTCGAGGAAGATGCTCAGCGCCTGGATGCAAGACTGTTAATACTGTGGGAGGGAAGCATTTTTTCCTCAGGAACCTATGAGGTGagctttagtattattattgtgtcctgtgtagcctaaaccttacacttgaaaacaatgtactttttggtgaagtaggttagacgagctgtgcattgctttctgctagtttatttaggattatagtaggagtataaatttagatggttccgaaattcagtcaaactgtaacgaaatgtgaaatattgacgaaaaagagcaagaaggctgaaaatgaaacctcgtaaacctgaattgtagcattaggccacatggctgcaaactaaaaccacgtggtttttagtataaacatctcacagttatggaaaataaaattatgccttctttgatgtagttagccattctggagaaattctcaatcatgtgtagtaataataataataataataataataataataagcttaggcctaatatttaatttagttttacccaatatctgttgctgctaccagttttCGTATGGTCACTCACCACCTAGTGATGCGCATTAGACatctcttaaaataacacaaatgcagcagataacttattatttttttccccaagttttgcatgatttctattcaatatttcttctactttatcTCATTAGTAATTGTAATCCATTGCTTTAGGTGTTGGAAGTGGCTCCGATTTTGTGGGCTAGAGGACCGGTATCGAGTTGCCGCACATGCCACACACACAGGTTGAGAATCTGCATGGACCACTTCATTGAGTCTGACTATTATAGCTCTTCACAAAAAGTGATACTTAAGCAAACTGCAGTGCCCACTGTTCATGCTAATGGATTAGTGGTGCCATCAAACCCTAAAATCCGGAGCCCACCATCTAGCCCAGTTATGCCTCGAGCGACCTTATCACCGGGGTCTACCCCAACTTTCAGGCATCACAAGACTTTGCGGACGTATGGTAGGAGGGCGAAGATTGATTCTGCAGCTGCTGAAGGCAGTTAGTACACTAGCAatgtttttatgtcattcatgtttaaaatttccgatttcattactcttttctttattttcaggtacgcgtagtctcataggtttacaagctgcaactgagtaggctgcaggcttggcagctatgcctcaaacaattcctgctcctatgagtactccagcttcaaagattactgcttcgacggcatatgccgggatgaataaagatgcatgccaacaaggtaattattccacttagtcaagtttatggatttcaaggaatgccttagtttctcatcagctgttcttacattacatgtttcaaaatacataattaattatgtttcgtttttttttgtgattattacagggaacagtatgattggtgaacagctgaggggctatcagcaaccatcgctcctattcaatgtggttcccacagctgaaggtaagcgatactgtcttgtgagcctggtaacatgctagtaatcatttaagttaattgccccctgccatatgtctgcagttttcatacttcattcttttacagtagcgaataataacaaatcctcttaactacagggcagggtgtttatcttgttatatatcgatcgtccagttcaaaagtgcgacaactcaaaaattgccattttttagttatttatactactgaaagcccctttcggagctctttccgattcaatattgagataagtcatatttacaaccaaaaagaataaaaacgaaataaactgctttagaagtgattataactatggactttattaattcattattactacatttcgaaatctattaataatgaactggaagatcgtgatatactcgtcctgaatactgactcagtTCTAATTGTGGTTATGAACCACAAATCTGTCCCTTTTTAggggatttatttgaaactttcaactgaagatatctcaaaacttgtttttttgagttgtcgcacttttgaaccagacgatcgatatTGCAACTGATATCCTGACAAGTCTCCCTGGCACACGAAGTACACTATCATTCCCTCTTACTGACTTCTCTTTAATATCCCAACACCTCTGCTGATTATCCCTTTCTGTTAGTGTCAGTTGTCCTCTATGGCCCAGCCtattagcaaaaaaatattttatattacattacaacgaacaattcagattaacacaatcaaatttgttgcagcattaaacttttggattgttactattacttaacatttatatgagttataatttatacagttaagagcagtttgaaatgaatggagcacaaagtctgttcaattcttgcttcaatttaatttatcatttatttccttagatactgacatgaatacatccaagatggaacagtttccttcagcttcagctacacctccttccaaacttggtaaatattgatcacattttgatGTATTGTCAATTTTGTAGTATGTTATATAGCCTATCCATAGCCTGCATGccttttgttaggcctacattaacttaacaaggctaaaggtgttgtcacgtttcattttttatttaaaatagttcccAGCAATTAGATTAATCTGAAGTTAATTTCGTAATCTTTAGGTCCTGGTGTTGAAAAACGAAAACTTTTCTCGAGTCCTCACTTCTCATCTTCACCCAGGAGCAACAAACTAAAAATGGCAGCTCTGAAAGCAAAGGTGAAGAGACTGCAGAAAAAATTGCAGTGTCTTTAAAGTAGTGTAAATAGCTCatattgtgtgtaacaaaaaggtataatatcatattggtggaaagtttatagctttttttattatttttttttatttttatttatttatttttttttgccccagaaaaaaatgtttttagcaaatgttaaatatattgtgtaattgtagGGAGCAAAGTTACAGTATGTGGTACATGTGTGTATGTAAGAGAGATATTTGACTTTGGAAGTTGGGGGTTAACATACCTTCAGTTCACCTAGTAAACTTTTTTGCCCAACATAATGCAAGTAAGTGATGCAGCTCATGTATTTCACTCTGACCCTCAGTACATACAACATTTTGGTATACGTTACCGTTATGTGTATGCCAAACAACAATGTCTAAGAACCTTAGATGTGATCCTAGAAAAGTATTctaaaatgtgttgcaaaatagtagatagtaatatgacagtttcaattatcaaacatttttttgtagtatctgaaatccgattaatgtaatatgtatctagtcagcgatgtatgcaacggaggggagaaaggaattggccactcttACTCATTACCTCCTGCTCTGATTGTCCCATGAGTTAAGAGCAGGGTCCaaacctgtttttggacagttgactaaccaatAGTTGATGGGTCCAGGCAGACAAGGGGACAAACCATAAATTTCGATACGTAGGATATCTCattggaatgtgaagaaatatgttctgactaaactatatgacaacacattattcaaatggtatcatttacatctgtaaacgagcacagatggcagagcattccaaaatataaatatatagatgtggctttttctcttatccgactgggccccaaaatttcaattattcaatttgttgtatagaCTTTACCAATGTACTGCACACTAAATATGTAAGTGTATCTGTGTGTATAGGATTACCAGATGTTCTGGATTTCGCTTGACATGGACTGCATCCTGCCAGGGTTCGTAAAAATCAGAAATTGCcctgcttttctttcttgccaattcccaatggacaaaagagagtaactattgagttggggtccattagaggaattatgtgtgtaaaatccttgctcaaacaagtcgagtcaccagagaagtattaacaatccgaaaattaaataaggtaaaagctaatttagaatccgtatacttcaattctattcatgataatagttttgtatcagttttattgtacaaagacaaacaaattacctaattatataacagaatgtaaaaagacgtcacgtcaagtatcaagttagtctattatgccctgcttttatatggaaaattctttttcatttaaaatgacctgcttttaaattgttacaatctggtaaccctactgcacatgtagtgtatgttaaacagtgatatgatggaccttgtcaaaattgtgttgttgaatgtattgtaaaatagtatacaataatatagtaatttcaattatgtaactagTTTTATGCAGACTTAAAGTGCACTATACACTATTACCTAAAGAataaaatcccaattatctaaccttgttttcttttattttctgtccctgtttggctgtattttaattagttacattataaggtagtgtaaaatagaccgtctcttccaactattggctccaataacaattttcagtgaaagatgatgtgaggaataaaaattttaaagttttactttaaatttagggtttggggcgggggggggggaggaggaatATTTACTGCATATAGTTCAACTTTTCGCCGCCAGGCGCGCTGCTAGATACGCggagtaattagttattattttcgctacttgggtGCGCTGCTGGATGCACGGAGCAGTTACttttttcgctacttggtgcgctgctagatgtaataacgcctctaaccgcatatagatggcagcacgatcaattctacaacagcgcctctagtatgtgttacgggaaactcagtgagtttcgcatcctattatatatttatccatgctgcCACTCTAAAAAAGAAATGACAAACACAAGAACAAGGCCAGTAAATAGTAGGCTCCATTTAGTGATGATTCAATGTTAGTTTTCTATGTTCCTAAGAAGTACAGAAATGTTATACTCATATCCAGCATGCATGATACAGATGATATTGATGTTGCTTCTGGCGACTTATTGAAACCTTCTATAACCTCACCAAAGGAGGGGTAGATGTTGTAGATGACTTGAAGTTCAAGTATAGATGGCCTCTTCGAATATTTTTCACCTTGTTGGATGTTGCTGACATCAATGCTCAGATAATTCTGCAAAGCAACACATTGCAGAATGGGCCC
This region includes:
- the LOC138705908 gene encoding uncharacterized protein, translating into MPQTIPAPMSTPASKITASTAYAGMNKDACQQGNSMIGEQLRGYQQPSLLFNVVPTAEDTDMNTSKMEQFPSASATPPSKLGPGVEKRKLFSSPHFSSSPRSNKLKMAALKAKVKRLQKKLQCL